The segment CCGGAATGTGATCTTAGGAAAGCTTTCAGCAGAGCACATGCATGGTTCACTTCTCTGAGAGGATTGTCCTTATCGTCCAGTCTGATCAGATCTCGTGAATTATATTTCTGTTCTTTAAGGTTCAGATCCGATACCAGAATTGAATGTGAACGCTCACTGTCATGGATCAGTACTGAACCTTCCTGAATATGCTGGTTGAAGGCATTCCAGGTACTCTCTTTCGTAGGCTTTCCTTGATGGTTTTCGTAGATTGTAATTGTCTGCGTGCCATCAGTTCCAATTGCGATACACATCTTGTTTCTGGATATGCCTCTGTATTGTTTGCCGTCAATCAGCTGCCTGTGCTTTTTTCCCAGATCCCAGTATGTTTCATCGATCTGAACATTTCCGAACAGCACAATGTTCTCCTGATAGTTATCCAGGATTCTGAACAGCTTCGCGTCCCAGTACTTCGTTGTTGTGAAGGAATTACGGCCATTCTTTGAGGCAAGACTCATACTTTCATAACCGATAATTCTCAGAAGCTGCTCAACCCATTCTGTGTACGGTATTTTATGATCTTCAAAAATGGTCCCGGTTGTGATGGTGAATGTCCTTCCACAATCTTTGCAAAGATACCTGTTTACGCCATTTGAAGTATGACCGTACTTGATGAAGTTTTCTGATCCGCAATGCCTGCATTGAAAGACCTGAAATGCATTCAGAAACTCTGCTTCTCCGGATTCTATCAGGCTCTGATGCCTGCGATCAAAGACTTCCACATACTGATCCTTAATGAACTGCTCGTACGGCGAAAGACTCTCCTTATAATCCCAGGGCGTACGTCGCCTGGAGGAGGTAAGCGATTGATTATACATCGGTGGTAGACCTCAATGCTTAAGTAAGCAGTCATGAGGAGGCCTACCACAGCTAACTCAGAACCACTTACCAAAGCGTTTTAGCTTTCTAGCCCCGTCGGGCTATCCAAATTATAGGTTCTTCACCAACACTGTGCAAAAAGGGATTTTTNNNNCTTAAGTAAGCAGTCATGAGGAGGCCTACCACAGCTAACTCAGAACCACTTACCAAAGCGTTTTAGCTTTCTAGCCCCGTCGGGCTATCCAAATTATAGGTTCTTCACCAACACTGTGCAAAAAGGGATTTTTTCTTTTTTCCTTTTCCAGTAAATACTGCGTTTTACTTAATTCATCTCTTAATTTGTCGTTGTCCAACGCAATTGTTGAATATGTATTCGCGTCTTCCCGATAAATATCTCTTAGATCTCTAATATCAGCCTTAATCTTCTCAAGATCATCTTCCATTTCCATGGCTTTGTGCCAGGTCATTTCGAACCCTTTAAAACAGTGGTCAGAATTTCTTTCAATGTACGTTTTAATGGCACTCTCAGTCTTGAGAATCCTTGTATATAAGTAATTTGAATGAATGAAATTGAATGTTAATAAAGCATTGCTAGCATAATTCCTGCCACAATAATATTTTTCAACAAGAAGTGTAGTGATGTTAGTGACCAATTCCGTATTAAAGTGATCTCGGCCAGCCTTCTCTAAATCAAGATTGATCTGGTCAGTTGTATATACAACTCGATAAGAATTCTGTTCAATAGCGATCAAAGAATTTTGAAAAATCTTATTCCTGGGATTGCAGTCAAATACCACCGATGCCAATCCGGAGAGTGCAATGGAGAGCAATTCAAGGAAGAAGTAGTAATCTTTTTCATCGATGAAGTAGTGGGCTATATTCTTTGAAATATAAACAATTACTGGATAGGAAACATTGTCCGCATCGAATTGATCACGTGTCCAACCACTAATATCTTTAAAGAGTTCGTTAATATCATTGTTGTACGCAATTGGCTGATCGGAGTACTTTATAAGAAAATCCATGCGGGAAAGCGTATTAAATAATGCGGGCGGCATTGAAAATGTGAGATCGCGCTTAGTTGTGTTAGCAGGATCGTCAAGTATTTCCACGTTCATTGTGATATAAGCATCATCTGTTTCAAGGTCCGAAGCGACAAAGTCGAATCGCCAAACTCCTGCTGAAGTTGGAATTTCGAGGCGCGTGGCGATGCAATTCATAAATTCGGTACCTCGAAAACGATACTCACTATTAACATAATCAAACGGCGGGGCAAGGACTACATCATCTCCAATATCTTCACAGAGCGGAAGGTCCGGGAGATCTTCAGCCCAGTTGGTAAGAAATTCCAAATATTTTTCCTTCGTTAGATTTTTACTTAAGAATTCGCCATCTAAGAATTTCCGCATACTGCTTCCCTGCTGCCGTCCCTTGCTTCCTACCTCTGTTAGAAACTATCGAATGAATTTCCTGTAAGTAAAAAGTCATGGCCTGCGCATTCCTCTATAGACTTCATTATAAGCGAGCTTCATATGGAAAACTGTATGTTATATGTGCCATGTTTGTACGAGGCCCATCAATTTGATAAACATCTGCAGAGGTCAATATTATTCAACTCGGCTTTTCTGTAGACAATTTCAGATGAACAGAATTCCACGGTCGTCATATACCGAAGCACCATCGTCATTTCCTCCCCGTACTGCCCGGTCCAAGGCCATGATCATCGCAACCGCACCGTCAATCTTCTCCGTGGATTTCTCTTTATCGGCTTTAATGTTGCCCGCCGGATCACGACGGATATAGATGTTATCCATCATCCAGCGCAGCACCGGGTGGCCGCCATGGGCGATTCGCTTTTCCAGAACCAGCTTCATCAGCTCTTTGGTTGGCGGGGACATGTCCTTAAATCCCTGTCCGAAGGGAACCACGGTAAACCCCATGCCTTCAAGATTCTGCACCATCTGGACGGCGCCCCAGCGGTCGAAGGCGATCTCACGGATGTTATAGATTTCTCCAAGGTGCTCAATGAACTTTTCGATGAAGCCATAATGTATTACGTTTCCTTCCGTTGTTTCCAGATAGCCTTCCTTTTCCCATAAATCGTAGGGAACGTGATCCCGTCGGACACGAAGATCCACGTTGTCCTCAGGAATCCAGAAGTAGGGTAAAACCACATAGCAGTCGGTTTCATCCCTGGGTGGAAAGACGAGGACAAAGGCTGTAATGTCGGTTGTACTCGACAGGTCCAGGCCACCATAGCAGACGCGGCCTTCCAGATCCTCGGGATCAACGGAAAATGCACAGGCATCCCATTTTTCCATTGGCATCCATCGGATGGCTTGTTTAACCCATTGGTTTAGTCGCAGTTGACGGAAGGCATTTTCCTCACCGGGATTTTGTCTGGCTGAGTTACAGGCATCCTGTACCTTATCGATACTCACAGTAATTCCAAGCGAGGGATTCGCTTTTTTCCAGACTGCGGGGTCCGTCCAGTCGTCTGACTCATCTGCCCCATAGATCACCGGATAGAACGTGGGATCGATCTTACGGCCTTCGATGATATCAAGGGCTTTCTGATGAATCTCATAACAGATACTGTTGGTATCCGTTCCTGCCGTTGTAATCAGAAAGTACAGCGGCTGGGTCCGGGCATCACCGGATCCCTTCGTCATAACATCGTAGAGCTTTCGATTCGGCTGGGTGTGAAGCTCATCAAAGATCACACCCGAAGTGTTAAATCCATGCTTGTTTGCTACATCGGCGGAGAGCACCTGATAGGTACTGTTGGTCGGAAGGTAGATCAGCTTTTTCTGGGATTCCAGAATCTTCACACGCTTATCAAGAGCGGGGCAGAGGCGCACCATATCAACCGCAACGTCATAGACAATTTTTGCCTGATTGCGGTCCGCAGCGCAGCCATAAACCTCAGCGCGTTCCTCGCCATCACCGCAGGTAAGAAGAAGAGCGACCGCAGCGGCCAGTTCTGACTTTCCCTGTTTCTTTGGAATTTCGATATAGGCCGTGTTGAACTGTCGGTATCCGTTAGGCTTGAGGATTCCAAACACATCCCGAATAATCTGCTCCTGCCAGTCGATTAACTCGAACGGTTTTCGATACCAGCTGCCCTTGGTATGCCGCAGGCTTTCGATAAATAAGACGGCATAGTCAGCGGCGTCCTTGTTGTAGGAGGACGTCTCTGCCATGAAGCGTGTCGGTTGATAGTTTTTCAGTTTTCGCATTGCCATTCGGCGATCCTCCTTTCTTTACAGAATAAAAGAGCCTTGCGGCTCCTTGATTTCGGCTTCTTCAGTTCAGAATCATCTTGAAGGCGTGCCCTGTTTCGTAACCCTTGCCGCTGAAACCTTTGCGAAGGTTGACTTCAACAATCTCGCCAATCGTGCATCCGGATTCCTTGAACAGCCAGAGTGTTTCAACTGCATCCGTTGCCCGGCAGGAGTAGGTGAAGGAGTGAATGCCGTTTTCCTTCATGCAGGTGGTCAGGGCTTTCACATCGCGATCCCAGATGATGTCATCAAAGTTCAGAATCGGGTTCTCGTTTTCCTTTGATTTCCGGTAAGCTCTCCAGATCGTGCAGGCAATGTCGCCCATCTCGACAATGGCATCCTCAGCCTGCTCCATCATCTCTCTTGCGGCGTCTCTGCCTTCTGCTGTGGTGGCTTCCTTGTAGGCTTTCTTTGCGGTCTGAACTGCGTTGTAGGTTTTCTCGAATGTGTTCGTCATGGCTTTATTCCTCCTGGCTTTGTGTGCCTTTCCTTTGGCATGTGTATTAATCACTCTGTGTCGGGAATATAGCAAGCAATATCAGCGGATCATTCGCAGAAATATCAGGAGGATTCGTTGTCGCCATGAAGGATAAAGTCGATGTATTCTTCCCGGTGGTCTTCGAGAAAGAGCACCAGTTCGAAGTAGTTTCGTTCGAAGGCGAGCCGCTGAACGGTAGGTAGGTCGAACATGTTCGTCAGCCCGGTATCGTGGATTGCCATGATCTGTTCTTTGACCTTTGCGTCCATATCAGTCAACCACCTTCTGAACGATGTCCTCACCGAAGATTGCGTTCAGCCCACAGCCATTGTCCCAGTCAACAAGAAGGGAGCCGGTATCGTCAACACCATAGACTGTTCCTTTTGTGCCGATCGGTGGAGCCTGCACGTCATCCATTTGAACCAGCTCGACCCGGGTGCCCTCTGGAAATTTGGCTCGCAAAGCAGCCAGTACTTTATCAGTGACTATCCTCATGCCTGTACCTCCTTTACCGGAGCACCATTGCGGAAGGCAGCGCTGCCGGTCAGGTTCTGAAGCAGGACCTTACGATCTTCCTTGTAGTCTGCGCCGATAAATCCAAGCCGCAGAAGGAAGCAGCGGAAGGCGTACTTTTCGTTATCTGTTTCAACCGGCCGGCTGCTTGCGTGCTTTAGTTCTTTCGAGAGCTTGCAGAGCAGGGAAAGGAATGTGGTGTAGGCGTGGACTTCCTCTGGAGAAAGCTCCCGCTCAAACCATGGAAATTCAATCTTTTCTTCCGTTACGTTGATGCGTGTATCTGTAATGCCAAGCGCTTTTTTGATCAGGCTTTCCTTTGCATTGATCATGTTTGTCAGCGTTCCAACATTCGCGGATGCAAGTGGAAGGGAGATCGTATACTCCGTAATTCCAGATTCATCGGTTTCAGGTTCCGCTGGATCTTCCGTCGTTTCAGCCTCTGGCTCCTGTTCGGCTGTTGTTTCACCATTGTCACTCTCGATCAGCTTGTAGCCCATGGCGCTGAGCGCTGCAAGCACGGAGCTGAGGTCCCTGTCATCCGGTGCGGTTACTGTTGCGTCCCGGTTGACGGTGAGATCGCCGATTGCGTAAGCATAAGTCGGCGTGAACTGGTAGACCGCCTTGTTTCCGGTAATCTCCGCGAGGACATTTACAAATGCTTTCTTGGTTTCTTTTGTTACGTTGAATGTGAGTTTCATGGTATGTGCCTCCTTTGTTTTGGTAGTACATACATCACTCTGTACGCTTCAAATAGCAACAAGATTCGAGTGAAATAATTAGAAGCAATCACGTTTCTGAAACGGCATGAATGTCTACATCTTCAAGCCGATTAAGAATGATTGGCGCATCTTCGCCCATGTAAGGAAGTGCCCGTATGGTGTTGTAGTTGATCCATTCGGTCGCATCTTCCATGGGCCAGTTCTCTTTTTCCATTAACCAATGAATCATCAGATCGTAATCATAGACGGCTCTGTTATCGTCGGTTACACCGATAAGAGCATCGTCATAGCTATAATCCGTTAAGTATTTCACGTCTTCATAGCCGTTTTCAAGAAGCCGTTCCTCCGCGTTCACAGTTCCTCTCCTGCTCCTTTTCCATGAGTTCTATTGCCTGCCCGTAAGATATTTGTTTCCCGTTGCGGATCAGGTACACATCCGTATCGGATCCATCCTTCAACTGGATGTATCTGTTCACCGCTACATCGATGAACTTCGCCTCCAGCTCCACGCCATAGCAGACGCGTCCCAGCTGCTCGCAGGCAATCAGAGTTGAGGCAGAACCCAGAAACCCGTCCAGCACCAGACCGTTCGTCTGGGTGCACTGCCTGATCAGATAAGCGATCAATGGTACCGGCTTGCTTGAAGGATGTCCGAATCCGTCCTCTTTGCTGTTCTTGATGCGGTCGAACTGAAAAACGGTGACCTGTTTCTGATCACCGTACCATTGATGCTTTCCGTCTTTTCGCCAGCCCCATATGATGGGCTCATGGATGTATTTCCAATCTGTCCGGGTAAGTACCAGCCGGTCCTTCTTCCAGACCAGACCGGCCCCAACCTTAAATCCTGCATCTTCATAGGCATCGTGGAAGATGCGCGCCTTAGCTGTAGCGTAGAACACATAAATCGATGCGTCCTTTGCCATTACATCATGGAAACAGCAGAAGGCCTTTTTTAAGAACTCGTAGCCGTCCTTATCGTTCAGATCGTCATTTTTGATCTTGCCGGATGTACTTTCAAGGTTCACGAGGTAGGGAGGATCGGTGCAGACAAGATTTACACTGTTTCCTTCCAGCAGATGTGTGTATGTGTCTGGATTGGTGGAGTCACCGCAGATCACAGTATGTCTTCCCAGATGCCAGATATCACCGGCTTTGGAAAAACATGGCTTTGCAAGTTCCGTGTCTACATCGAAATCGTCCTGCTCAGCATCTTCATCATCCGGATTGAGATACTTTTCAAGATCGGATTCCTCAAAGCCCAGAAGGGAGAGATCAAACGAGTCGTTCTTCAGATCCGATAATTCGACCGAAAGCATGTCCTCGTCCCATCCCGCGTTTAGCGCCAGCTGGTTGTCGGCGAGAATGTACGCTTTTTTCTGGGCCTCCGTCAGGTTCTCTGCAAACACACAGGGAACCGTTTTATATCCTTCCTCACGGGCCGCCTGAATTCGTCCATGACCCACAAGGATGTTGTAGCCACTATCAATCACGGCAGGAGAAACAAAGCCGAACTCCCGCAGCGATGCGCGAAGCTGAGCGATCTGTTCTTTACTGTGTGTCCGGGCGTTTCTGGCATATGGCACCAGTTTCTCAATCGGGACCTGTTCAAGTTTTACTGTATCCATTTATCGTTCTCTCCTTGAGCGAAGTAACTGCTCCATCGTGTCATTCGGATTTCCTTCGTCATATTCTTCTGTGCAGTTCTGTTTCACAATGTCGAATATCTCCATCCATATCAAATTTGCCGCACGCTGGAACTGGCTTGCCATCTGAACAAACGGTGATGTCACCACGCCTCCGGTAGTCGGGTGCTTACCCAGCAGTCCATACGTGCTGATCGCGTCCTCACATTGGATATAGCGGGCAAAGTTCTGTGCGTAGGATTCAATGAGACGGGGATTGACGAGGTTCTCGCAATGCCGCCGTTTCAGCCATAACCATGTTTCACGGTAAATTTCATCCGCGCCGAGCGGCTTTCCGTTCTTCTGCTTTGCGGACAGGTACTCGCCGGGCTTAGGCATGTCGTTTCCTTCCAGCACTGCGCCTTCCGGAAGATCGACGGCATCGAGCTCGTTGGGATCAAGATCCGGAATGTCGTTGCTCATGACCTGAGCTGTTTTCCCGTTTGCGATCTTTTCCGCTGCCGGTGTGGGCTTACCTCCGGCTTTGATTCTTCGCCCGCCGCGGTAGGTTCCATCTTTTGCCATCGTTTCACTTCCTTTCTAGAGTTGGCGGGGTTTATCCCCCGTTTGAACCCGAAAAAACGCACGCGTGAGGGGACGCCGGTGTTTTCAGAAAGCGCTTTCAGAGATTTTCACCGCCCCTGGGGGCCTGCGGTCGCCAATCTTCTGATGCATCTTCTCGTGACAGGAACGGCAGAGCGACATCAGGTTGCTTTCATCGTTCGTCCCGCCTGCCGAGAGCGGAACGATGTGGTGAACTTCCTCGACTGCGACATAGCGCCCTTGCTTCAGACACTCCTCACAGAAGGGATGTTTCTGAACATACCGCGCGCGAACTGTTCGCCACCGGCTGCCATAGCGCTTGGAACCGTCATAGCCGCGCGTGAAGCTGTCGTAGTGCTCGTCCATCTGCTTCTGATGCTCTGGGCAGTATTGCTTCCCATCCTCACAGAGCTTTCCGCATCCGGGCCAGCG is part of the Galactobacillus timonensis genome and harbors:
- a CDS encoding IS1/IS1595 family N-terminal zinc-binding domain-containing protein, with product MYNQSLTSSRRRTPWDYKESLSPYEQFIKDQYVEVFDRRHQSLIESGEAEFLNAFQVFQCRHCGSENFIKYGHTSNGVNRYLCKDCGRTFTITTGTIFEDHKIPYTEWVEQLLRIIGYESMSLASKNGRNSFTTTKYWDAKLFRILDNYQENIVLFGNVQIDETYWDLGKKHRQLIDGKQYRGISRNKMCIAIGTDGTQTITIYENHQGKPTKESTWNAFNQHIQEGSVLIHDSERSHSILVSDLNLKEQKYNSRDLIRLDDKDNPLREVNHACALLKAFLRSHSGFERDELQGYLDLFAFLMNPPAEPLEKVKVLLVSSLYIPETLRYRDYYSVEPHD
- a CDS encoding terminase large subunit, with the protein product MAMRKLKNYQPTRFMAETSSYNKDAADYAVLFIESLRHTKGSWYRKPFELIDWQEQIIRDVFGILKPNGYRQFNTAYIEIPKKQGKSELAAAVALLLTCGDGEERAEVYGCAADRNQAKIVYDVAVDMVRLCPALDKRVKILESQKKLIYLPTNSTYQVLSADVANKHGFNTSGVIFDELHTQPNRKLYDVMTKGSGDARTQPLYFLITTAGTDTNSICYEIHQKALDIIEGRKIDPTFYPVIYGADESDDWTDPAVWKKANPSLGITVSIDKVQDACNSARQNPGEENAFRQLRLNQWVKQAIRWMPMEKWDACAFSVDPEDLEGRVCYGGLDLSSTTDITAFVLVFPPRDETDCYVVLPYFWIPEDNVDLRVRRDHVPYDLWEKEGYLETTEGNVIHYGFIEKFIEHLGEIYNIREIAFDRWGAVQMVQNLEGMGFTVVPFGQGFKDMSPPTKELMKLVLEKRIAHGGHPVLRWMMDNIYIRRDPAGNIKADKEKSTEKIDGAVAMIMALDRAVRGGNDDGASVYDDRGILFI
- a CDS encoding DUF7698 family protein, which gives rise to MTNTFEKTYNAVQTAKKAYKEATTAEGRDAAREMMEQAEDAIVEMGDIACTIWRAYRKSKENENPILNFDDIIWDRDVKALTTCMKENGIHSFTYSCRATDAVETLWLFKESGCTIGEIVEVNLRKGFSGKGYETGHAFKMILN
- a CDS encoding DUF5049 domain-containing protein; translated protein: MDAKVKEQIMAIHDTGLTNMFDLPTVQRLAFERNYFELVLFLEDHREEYIDFILHGDNESS
- a CDS encoding DUF4314 domain-containing protein, coding for MRIVTDKVLAALRAKFPEGTRVELVQMDDVQAPPIGTKGTVYGVDDTGSLLVDWDNGCGLNAIFGEDIVQKVVD
- a CDS encoding virulence protein; this encodes MKLTFNVTKETKKAFVNVLAEITGNKAVYQFTPTYAYAIGDLTVNRDATVTAPDDRDLSSVLAALSAMGYKLIESDNGETTAEQEPEAETTEDPAEPETDESGITEYTISLPLASANVGTLTNMINAKESLIKKALGITDTRINVTEEKIEFPWFERELSPEEVHAYTTFLSLLCKLSKELKHASSRPVETDNEKYAFRCFLLRLGFIGADYKEDRKVLLQNLTGSAAFRNGAPVKEVQA
- a CDS encoding site-specific DNA-methyltransferase codes for the protein MDTVKLEQVPIEKLVPYARNARTHSKEQIAQLRASLREFGFVSPAVIDSGYNILVGHGRIQAAREEGYKTVPCVFAENLTEAQKKAYILADNQLALNAGWDEDMLSVELSDLKNDSFDLSLLGFEESDLEKYLNPDDEDAEQDDFDVDTELAKPCFSKAGDIWHLGRHTVICGDSTNPDTYTHLLEGNSVNLVCTDPPYLVNLESTSGKIKNDDLNDKDGYEFLKKAFCCFHDVMAKDASIYVFYATAKARIFHDAYEDAGFKVGAGLVWKKDRLVLTRTDWKYIHEPIIWGWRKDGKHQWYGDQKQVTVFQFDRIKNSKEDGFGHPSSKPVPLIAYLIRQCTQTNGLVLDGFLGSASTLIACEQLGRVCYGVELEAKFIDVAVNRYIQLKDGSDTDVYLIRNGKQISYGQAIELMEKEQERNCERGGTAS
- a CDS encoding P27 family phage terminase small subunit, whose product is MAKDGTYRGGRRIKAGGKPTPAAEKIANGKTAQVMSNDIPDLDPNELDAVDLPEGAVLEGNDMPKPGEYLSAKQKNGKPLGADEIYRETWLWLKRRHCENLVNPRLIESYAQNFARYIQCEDAISTYGLLGKHPTTGGVVTSPFVQMASQFQRAANLIWMEIFDIVKQNCTEEYDEGNPNDTMEQLLRSRRER
- a CDS encoding HNH endonuclease, with the translated sequence MPMKPKRPCRWPGCGKLCEDGKQYCPEHQKQMDEHYDSFTRGYDGSKRYGSRWRTVRARYVQKHPFCEECLKQGRYVAVEEVHHIVPLSAGGTNDESNLMSLCRSCHEKMHQKIGDRRPPGAVKISESAF